The following are from one region of the Tachysurus fulvidraco isolate hzauxx_2018 chromosome 24, HZAU_PFXX_2.0, whole genome shotgun sequence genome:
- the crb3a gene encoding protein crumbs homolog 3a — translation MLQMGFTTSRDLLRNLRNENDTIQANTTSIPPSQENKIVEIVVPIVVILVLILIGVMVFLLCVVRKKRQTEGTYRPSAEEHTGTRSGEAPNTIKLPKEERLI, via the exons ATGCTTCAGATGGGATTCACGACGAGCAGAGATCTGCTCCGGAATCTCAGAAACG AGAATGACACTATACAGGCTAACACCacctccatccctccatctcaG gaaaaCAAGATTGTAGAGATCGTCGTGCCAATAGTGGTAATACTAGTGCTCATACTGATAGGAGTGATGGTCTTCCTGCTCTGCGTAGTGAGGAAGAAGAGGCAGACGGAGGGAACGTACCGGCCGAGCGCCGAGGAGCATACGGGCACACGCAGCGGCGAGGCACCCAACACCATCAAACTGCCCAAAGAGGAGAGACTCATTTAA